From the Streptomyces syringium genome, one window contains:
- a CDS encoding ankyrin repeat domain-containing protein — MTSSRLLTAYQPAGDSPFPPAWWFVPARLAHTAVVGTGPDITILLTGWEVWPDSLGIRLSVFRRQVHEGRGSGTDGLRFTMVLADGRRVSTLDPDLGDAPGRQAEQPSLRLRGGSGGLFHHGIELHMSQLPPQGPLTLITEWPAEEVPEARTEFDGTALRAAAEAALEIWPDLPSAPEQEVLGWMTTGPQEIMAQPQRWLLPEPQRRQAVERDRADWEGMGAEGWADPEVVRARLAAGADPDDPQGRPLHRAAAVGAPEAVRELAGVVSDVDQADDEGATALWEAVCHGAEENAAILLAAGADAWTPRVSRWSPGRLALTTRLAPLFAGSAPPGARIADAELAAFRAADAQAAVFGEELHTEGISVAFVSGVDATEAVRRLDADLHRPGSEEYDPYDDWDQSTRVVGVTAVPGGCVLVQPAFYGLNTDAWLAALTSGGGRAYGVYFNPKGGTFGTFATDGRAVQSEEIGLPPGEEEPEGHWTHRFWLWDSGERLWNGSELAYACDQAGLSVDESRAVAGPPDWWAEIREDSALLAD; from the coding sequence ATGACTTCTTCCCGGTTACTCACGGCCTATCAGCCGGCCGGAGATTCTCCCTTTCCGCCCGCGTGGTGGTTCGTGCCGGCCCGGCTTGCGCACACCGCCGTGGTCGGTACGGGGCCGGACATCACGATCCTGCTGACCGGCTGGGAGGTATGGCCGGATTCGCTGGGCATCCGGCTGAGCGTCTTCAGACGTCAGGTGCATGAGGGCCGCGGGAGCGGTACGGATGGACTGCGCTTCACCATGGTGCTGGCCGACGGCCGCCGCGTCAGCACTCTGGACCCGGACTTGGGGGATGCTCCCGGTCGGCAGGCGGAGCAGCCCAGCCTCCGCCTCCGTGGTGGATCGGGTGGGCTCTTCCACCATGGCATCGAACTGCACATGTCCCAGCTTCCGCCCCAGGGCCCGCTCACTCTCATCACCGAATGGCCCGCAGAGGAGGTCCCGGAAGCCCGGACGGAGTTCGACGGCACGGCGCTGCGCGCGGCAGCGGAGGCGGCGTTGGAGATCTGGCCGGACCTGCCGTCGGCGCCCGAGCAGGAGGTTCTCGGCTGGATGACCACGGGGCCGCAAGAGATCATGGCGCAGCCTCAGCGATGGCTCCTCCCCGAGCCACAGCGCCGGCAAGCCGTGGAGCGGGACCGTGCGGACTGGGAGGGCATGGGAGCCGAAGGGTGGGCAGACCCGGAGGTGGTGCGGGCGCGTCTGGCGGCAGGTGCCGACCCGGATGACCCTCAGGGGCGGCCGCTGCACCGGGCCGCCGCTGTCGGTGCCCCTGAGGCCGTCCGGGAATTGGCGGGGGTGGTCAGCGATGTCGACCAGGCCGACGACGAGGGTGCCACGGCTCTGTGGGAGGCCGTGTGCCACGGGGCTGAGGAGAACGCGGCCATCCTGCTCGCTGCCGGGGCGGATGCCTGGACACCCCGCGTTTCCCGTTGGTCGCCCGGCCGGCTCGCCCTGACCACACGCCTGGCCCCGCTCTTCGCCGGTTCCGCGCCGCCCGGCGCACGGATTGCTGACGCTGAACTGGCCGCGTTCCGGGCAGCCGACGCCCAGGCCGCGGTCTTCGGCGAGGAGCTGCACACCGAGGGGATCTCGGTGGCGTTCGTCTCCGGCGTGGACGCGACGGAGGCGGTCCGCCGGCTCGATGCCGACCTGCACCGGCCCGGTTCCGAGGAGTACGACCCCTATGACGACTGGGACCAGAGCACACGGGTCGTCGGGGTGACCGCGGTGCCGGGCGGCTGTGTGCTCGTTCAGCCCGCCTTCTACGGGCTGAACACCGATGCCTGGCTGGCCGCCCTGACGAGCGGCGGCGGACGGGCGTACGGCGTCTACTTCAACCCCAAGGGCGGCACCTTCGGAACGTTCGCCACGGACGGCCGGGCCGTCCAAAGCGAGGAGATCGGCCTGCCACCAGGTGAGGAAGAGCCTGAAGGGCACTGGACCCACCGCTTCTGGCTGTGGGATTCCGGGGAACGGCTGTGGAACGGGAGTGAGCTGGCCTACGCCTGCGATCAGGCAGGGCTTTCCGTCGACGAGAGTCGTGCGGTGGCCGGGCCTCCCGACTGGTGGGCCGAAATACGGGAGGACAGCGCCTTGTTGGCGGACTAG
- a CDS encoding SulP family inorganic anion transporter produces MFSFRKDPDALRRDVLASLVVFLVALPLCVGVAVASGVPAELGLITGIVGGLVVGALPSSRLQVSGPAAGLTVLVFEAVQEFGLGTLGAIVVATGLLQLALGALGVGRWFRAISVSVVQGMLAGIGLVLLFGQLYTMAGARQPRSGPEKITGIPELAADIATGGRTLTAFMVGAGTIAVLVLWKKAPAALRTVPAPLAAVALATATTALAGLPVAHVEVRGLLQAVQPPGADALTSLTGLAAMSTVLAFTLIASAESLFSAAAVDRMHDGPPTDYDKELMAQGVGNTLCGVLGALPMTAVIVRSAANVQAGAKTALSRFLHGAWLLLFAALLPAAIGIIPLAALAGVLIHAGCKLIPVKELVPLWRDQRGEAIVLVVTALAIVTTNMFDGVLLGLLLAVLKAAWETSRVHLQVHEPACGPVVVTLTGNATFLRLPHILDTLEKLPAHRKAELDLSQLHHLDHACRTALDTWAERQNTSAAALARVEQDDAPMSGAAHVPRGR; encoded by the coding sequence ATGTTCTCCTTCCGCAAAGACCCGGACGCCCTGCGGCGTGATGTGCTGGCCTCGCTCGTCGTGTTCCTGGTGGCTCTGCCCCTGTGCGTCGGCGTGGCCGTCGCCTCCGGGGTACCCGCCGAACTGGGCCTGATCACCGGCATCGTCGGCGGCTTGGTCGTCGGCGCCCTGCCCAGTAGCAGGTTGCAGGTCAGCGGGCCCGCCGCCGGCCTGACGGTCCTGGTCTTCGAAGCCGTCCAGGAATTCGGTCTCGGGACCCTCGGTGCCATTGTCGTGGCGACCGGCCTGCTCCAGTTGGCCCTGGGGGCCCTGGGGGTGGGCCGGTGGTTCCGGGCGATCTCGGTCTCCGTCGTCCAGGGCATGCTCGCCGGCATCGGCCTGGTGCTGCTGTTCGGCCAGCTCTACACCATGGCCGGCGCCAGGCAGCCCCGCTCCGGGCCGGAGAAGATCACGGGCATTCCGGAGCTGGCCGCCGACATCGCCACCGGCGGCCGGACGCTGACCGCCTTCATGGTCGGCGCCGGAACCATCGCCGTGCTCGTGCTGTGGAAGAAGGCCCCGGCCGCTCTCCGCACCGTGCCCGCGCCGCTCGCAGCGGTCGCCCTGGCCACGGCCACGACCGCTCTGGCCGGTCTGCCGGTCGCCCACGTCGAAGTCCGAGGACTCCTCCAGGCCGTCCAGCCGCCGGGGGCAGACGCCCTCACTTCGCTGACCGGCCTGGCCGCCATGAGCACGGTGCTGGCCTTCACGCTGATCGCCTCGGCGGAAAGCCTCTTCAGCGCCGCCGCCGTCGACCGCATGCACGACGGACCGCCCACCGACTACGACAAGGAACTCATGGCCCAGGGCGTGGGCAACACCCTCTGTGGTGTCCTCGGCGCCCTGCCCATGACCGCCGTCATCGTCCGCAGCGCCGCGAACGTCCAGGCGGGGGCCAAGACGGCACTCTCCCGTTTCCTGCACGGAGCGTGGCTGTTGCTGTTCGCCGCCCTCCTTCCGGCCGCGATCGGCATCATCCCGCTGGCCGCACTCGCGGGCGTCCTCATCCACGCCGGCTGCAAACTCATCCCCGTCAAGGAACTGGTCCCCCTGTGGCGCGACCAGCGCGGTGAAGCCATCGTGCTGGTCGTCACCGCCCTCGCCATCGTCACCACCAACATGTTCGACGGCGTCCTCCTCGGCCTGCTCCTCGCCGTACTCAAAGCCGCCTGGGAGACCTCGCGCGTTCACCTCCAGGTTCACGAACCGGCCTGCGGTCCCGTCGTCGTCACCCTCACCGGCAACGCCACCTTCCTGCGCCTGCCGCACATTCTCGACACACTCGAAAAGCTCCCCGCTCACCGAAAGGCCGAACTCGACCTCTCACAGCTGCACCACCTCGACCACGCGTGCCGCACCGCGCTCGACACCTGGGCGGAACGGCAGAACACGTCGGCAGCAGCACTGGCGAGGGTCGAACAGGACGACGCGCCCATGTCCGGTGCTGCTCACGTCCCTCGCGGCCGGTGA
- a CDS encoding SDR family oxidoreductase: MDRFEQNEKTPVTEGIFLLTVVSPRRDEGNSPTGIVGRCLARQLLAMGRRVRVLAEPDQCDGWPDTVDVVEGSITRPLECARAFDGVGAVFLAGAHPSTVQDALALARNAAVGKAVVLSSHGPEYEEAYPPETWFWLAIEKAVERSGIAWTHIRPSAVMGAVIEGTYPATGSDWPDTLRADGLVREAFLDEGHYPFIHEADLAAVVAAALISDDYTGTVIEAVGPPLSTLSRIRSLAAALGRDIGTVDLAADESRAIWRRLGWPDGAIEVTLYALEEYGARFAELMQWTLDQRPSVQDIIGRPLRTYDDWAGENIDSFR; encoded by the coding sequence GTGGACAGGTTCGAGCAAAATGAGAAGACGCCGGTAACCGAAGGCATCTTCCTGCTGACCGTCGTCAGCCCGCGCAGGGATGAAGGCAACAGTCCGACCGGGATCGTCGGCCGGTGCCTGGCCCGGCAACTGCTCGCCATGGGCCGTCGTGTTCGGGTGCTGGCCGAGCCGGACCAGTGCGATGGCTGGCCTGACACGGTCGACGTCGTGGAAGGGTCCATCACCCGGCCCCTGGAGTGTGCGCGAGCCTTCGACGGTGTCGGGGCTGTATTCCTCGCCGGTGCCCACCCGTCGACGGTCCAGGACGCCCTCGCTCTGGCGCGGAACGCCGCCGTCGGTAAGGCCGTTGTGCTGTCGTCACACGGGCCGGAGTACGAAGAGGCGTACCCGCCGGAGACCTGGTTCTGGCTGGCGATCGAGAAGGCGGTGGAGCGCTCGGGTATCGCCTGGACGCACATCCGCCCGTCGGCTGTGATGGGCGCCGTCATCGAGGGCACCTACCCGGCGACAGGGTCGGACTGGCCCGACACCCTACGCGCCGACGGGCTGGTCCGGGAGGCCTTCCTCGACGAGGGCCACTACCCCTTCATCCATGAGGCGGACCTCGCCGCCGTCGTGGCCGCGGCCCTGATCAGCGACGATTACACCGGGACAGTCATCGAGGCCGTGGGCCCGCCGCTGAGCACCCTTTCACGGATACGGAGCCTTGCCGCCGCTCTCGGCCGCGACATCGGCACGGTCGACCTGGCGGCGGACGAGAGCCGTGCGATCTGGCGACGTCTTGGCTGGCCGGACGGCGCGATCGAGGTGACGCTGTACGCACTTGAAGAGTACGGTGCCCGCTTCGCCGAGCTCATGCAGTGGACACTCGACCAGCGTCCGTCCGTCCAGGACATCATCGGCCGCCCGCTGCGCACTTATGACGACTGGGCGGGGGAGAACATCGACTCATTCCGCTGA
- a CDS encoding family 2 encapsulin nanocompartment cargo protein terpene cyclase — protein sequence MPDPRPAPVQPSPPGAVGALPAPPSLSTLPFAPAPAPGAGTVPVPEDGPGDGPAAESAGEGAAVVGRQSPAAEWILRGPSGLGTAGLRLARREEPAAPEPEAPAAGNPIPGLYHHPVPEPDPARVEEVSRRIKAWALDEVELYPEEWEEQFDGFSVGRYMVACHPDAPTVEHLMLAARLMVAENAVDDCYCEDHGGSPIGLGGRLLLAHTALDALHTTQEYHPHWAQSLHADAPRRAYRSAMEYLLQEAGPSQADRFRHDMARLHLGYLAEAAWAQTDHVPEVWEYLAMRQFNNFRPCPTITDTVGGYELPADLHARPDMQRVIALAGNATTLVNDLYSYTKELAAPGRHLNLPVVIAEREGVPEREAYLKAVEVHNELMRDFEAEAAAVAAACPLPSVLRFLRGVAVWVDGNHYWHQSNTYRYSLPDFW from the coding sequence ATGCCCGATCCCCGGCCTGCCCCTGTGCAGCCGAGCCCGCCGGGCGCCGTCGGCGCCCTGCCCGCCCCGCCTTCCTTGAGCACCCTGCCGTTCGCCCCCGCCCCCGCCCCTGGCGCAGGCACCGTGCCCGTGCCCGAGGACGGGCCGGGTGACGGCCCGGCCGCCGAGTCCGCGGGGGAAGGCGCCGCCGTGGTGGGGCGACAGAGCCCCGCCGCGGAATGGATCCTGCGCGGCCCCAGTGGTCTGGGCACGGCCGGTCTGCGCCTGGCGCGGCGCGAGGAGCCTGCGGCGCCCGAGCCCGAGGCGCCGGCGGCGGGCAATCCGATCCCGGGCCTGTACCACCACCCGGTGCCGGAGCCCGACCCCGCACGCGTGGAGGAGGTCAGCCGCAGGATCAAGGCATGGGCCCTGGACGAGGTCGAGCTGTACCCCGAGGAGTGGGAGGAACAGTTCGACGGCTTCTCCGTGGGGCGCTACATGGTCGCCTGCCATCCGGACGCTCCTACCGTCGAGCACCTGATGCTCGCCGCGCGGCTGATGGTTGCCGAGAACGCGGTCGACGACTGCTACTGCGAGGACCACGGCGGCTCGCCCATCGGACTCGGCGGGCGCCTGCTGCTGGCGCACACCGCTCTCGACGCCCTCCACACGACGCAGGAATACCACCCCCACTGGGCACAGTCACTCCACGCGGACGCGCCACGGCGCGCCTACCGATCCGCCATGGAGTACCTGCTCCAGGAGGCCGGCCCGTCCCAGGCCGACCGGTTCCGGCACGACATGGCCCGTCTGCACCTGGGGTACCTCGCCGAGGCGGCCTGGGCCCAGACGGATCACGTCCCCGAGGTGTGGGAATACCTGGCGATGCGGCAGTTCAACAACTTCCGCCCGTGCCCCACCATCACCGACACCGTCGGCGGCTACGAACTGCCTGCGGACCTGCACGCGCGACCGGACATGCAGCGGGTCATCGCTCTCGCCGGGAACGCCACCACCCTCGTCAACGACCTGTACTCCTACACCAAGGAACTCGCCGCCCCCGGCCGGCACTTGAACCTGCCCGTGGTGATCGCCGAACGGGAGGGCGTCCCCGAACGGGAGGCGTACCTGAAGGCGGTCGAGGTCCACAACGAGCTCATGCGCGACTTCGAAGCCGAAGCCGCCGCCGTGGCCGCCGCCTGCCCCCTCCCGAGTGTGCTGCGCTTCCTGCGGGGCGTGGCCGTGTGGGTCGACGGCAACCACTACTGGCACCAGAGCAACACCTATCGCTATAGCCTGCCCGATTTCTGGTAA
- a CDS encoding zinc-binding dehydrogenase, which produces MQRLIPTGDAARPVAFAEVAQPTPEPGEALIKVEAFAPNRGETFLLERPRPGLLPGKDIAGLVVQAAADGSGPGIGTRVVGHPAQGGWAEYVAVPTPSLAVLADGIDSVRAAALPLAGITALRLLRTAGSLAGRRVLLTGASGGVGHYVTELAVGAGAELTVVTATRVRGERLAELGAQVVHDVTAAQGPFDVVLESTGGPDLPIALSKVRPGGLLVWFGQASRSPVTLDFFELLGGPERVTIQHFHYAGAPYGPDLAALVRLVERGRLHPEIGRIAGWADTADTLVDLRERRIRGKAVLLTGDGR; this is translated from the coding sequence ATGCAAAGACTCATTCCCACGGGAGACGCGGCGCGTCCGGTCGCCTTCGCCGAGGTCGCCCAGCCGACGCCGGAGCCCGGTGAAGCATTGATCAAGGTCGAGGCGTTCGCGCCGAACAGGGGCGAGACGTTCCTCCTCGAACGCCCTCGGCCGGGGCTGCTGCCCGGAAAGGACATCGCAGGGCTCGTCGTGCAGGCAGCGGCCGACGGCTCGGGCCCCGGCATCGGTACCCGCGTGGTGGGTCACCCGGCGCAGGGAGGATGGGCCGAATACGTCGCCGTGCCCACGCCCTCGCTCGCGGTGCTCGCGGACGGCATCGACAGCGTACGGGCGGCGGCCCTGCCGCTGGCCGGGATCACCGCCCTGCGGCTGCTGCGTACGGCGGGTTCCCTGGCCGGCCGACGGGTGCTGCTGACCGGCGCCTCGGGCGGCGTCGGCCACTACGTCACCGAGCTGGCCGTGGGGGCCGGGGCGGAGCTGACCGTAGTGACGGCCACACGGGTGCGCGGCGAGCGGCTCGCGGAGCTGGGCGCGCAGGTGGTGCACGACGTCACGGCGGCCCAGGGGCCGTTCGACGTGGTGCTGGAGTCCACGGGCGGGCCGGATCTGCCGATCGCCCTCTCCAAGGTGCGCCCGGGTGGCCTGCTCGTCTGGTTCGGTCAGGCGAGCCGCAGTCCGGTGACGCTCGACTTCTTCGAGCTCCTGGGCGGGCCCGAGCGTGTCACGATCCAGCACTTCCACTACGCCGGCGCCCCCTACGGACCCGATCTCGCGGCCTTGGTGCGCCTCGTGGAACGGGGCAGGCTGCACCCGGAGATCGGCCGGATCGCCGGCTGGGCGGACACCGCCGACACACTGGTCGACCTGCGAGAGCGACGGATACGCGGCAAGGCCGTTCTGCTGACGGGAGACGGACGATGA
- a CDS encoding carbonic anhydrase — translation MKTLVDNARSFPTHVAQRAEEFRALEVGQCPDVLFITCSDSRVVPSLITGARPGELFELRTAGNIVPEYRNDRPAGEMATIEYAVRVLEVRNIVVCGHSHCGAVSALVKGDDLSAVPAVRGWLERAAPRAVRETTASSPDLAEAVQRNAIAQVERLSAYPCVRERVEQGELSVHAWYYEVHTGAVRAHRPESAGYGHFLPL, via the coding sequence ATGAAGACCCTGGTAGACAACGCACGATCGTTCCCCACGCACGTAGCCCAACGGGCCGAGGAGTTCCGCGCCCTGGAGGTCGGCCAGTGCCCGGACGTCCTGTTCATCACCTGCTCCGACTCGCGCGTCGTGCCCTCGCTCATCACCGGTGCACGCCCGGGTGAGCTCTTCGAGCTACGGACCGCCGGCAACATCGTGCCCGAGTACCGCAACGACCGTCCGGCCGGGGAGATGGCCACCATCGAGTACGCGGTGCGCGTGCTGGAGGTCCGGAACATCGTGGTGTGCGGGCACTCCCACTGCGGCGCGGTCAGCGCCCTGGTCAAGGGGGACGACCTCTCCGCGGTGCCGGCCGTGCGGGGCTGGCTGGAGCGGGCCGCACCACGGGCCGTGCGGGAGACGACCGCCAGTTCTCCCGACCTGGCGGAGGCGGTGCAGCGCAACGCGATCGCCCAGGTGGAACGGCTCAGCGCCTACCCGTGTGTGCGCGAGCGGGTCGAGCAGGGAGAGCTGTCCGTGCACGCCTGGTACTACGAAGTGCATACCGGCGCGGTGCGGGCGCACCGGCCGGAGTCGGCGGGGTACGGACACTTCCTTCCGCTGTGA
- the abc-f gene encoding ribosomal protection-like ABC-F family protein: MRERAHSAVPAVVAQLSVRDVTKSFGTRTVLDQVSFTVRPGEKAAVIGENGSGKSTLLRLLAAAEVPDAGEITVSFPGGTGHLAQTLDLAPDRTVQDAVALALAELRDMERRLRTAEQHLGEASEGELAAYGELLSAYEERGGYEADARVDAALHGLGLAGITRDRLFGSLSGGEQSRLALACVLAAAPELLLLDEPTNHLDAAAVHWLEEHLRAHRGTVVAVTHDRGFLERVATTILEVDRDARAVHRYGDGWAGYRAAKAAARRRAEQGHADWLQEVARAEELLEAAGKRLAFTGKDPRQGFGKHRRSHEAKLGGQVRSARERLAQLRRNPVAVPPEPLRFTAALPAADGGHPVDRPLAELDGVAVGERLRLDGLLAITPGQRLLVTGANGAGKTTLLRVLAGDLEPDAGAVRRPARIGYLAQELPARSTRLPLLAAFAAGRPGLPEEYAQQLLGLGLFREEDLYVPVAALSAGQQRRLQIANLVTRPAGLLVLDEPTNHIALDLVEDLEAALAAYPGAVVAVSHDRGFRERFPGERLELRDGRRC; the protein is encoded by the coding sequence ATGCGCGAACGCGCCCATTCCGCTGTGCCCGCTGTCGTGGCCCAGCTGTCCGTCCGGGACGTCACCAAGTCCTTCGGTACCCGGACCGTCCTCGACCAGGTCTCCTTCACCGTCCGACCGGGCGAGAAGGCTGCCGTCATCGGCGAGAACGGTTCCGGCAAGTCCACGCTGCTGCGGCTGCTCGCCGCGGCCGAGGTGCCCGATGCCGGGGAGATCACCGTCAGTTTCCCCGGCGGCACCGGCCATCTCGCCCAGACCCTCGATCTCGCTCCGGACCGCACCGTGCAGGACGCTGTCGCCCTCGCCCTCGCCGAACTGCGCGACATGGAGCGCCGGCTGCGCACGGCGGAGCAGCACCTCGGCGAGGCATCGGAGGGCGAACTCGCCGCGTACGGAGAGCTGCTGAGCGCGTACGAGGAGCGCGGCGGCTACGAGGCGGACGCCCGTGTCGACGCCGCCCTGCACGGGCTCGGGCTCGCCGGGATCACCCGCGACCGCCTGTTCGGCTCGCTCTCCGGCGGCGAGCAGTCGCGGCTCGCGCTCGCCTGCGTGCTGGCCGCCGCCCCCGAGCTGCTGCTTCTCGACGAGCCGACGAACCACCTCGACGCGGCGGCCGTGCACTGGCTCGAGGAGCACCTGCGCGCGCACCGCGGCACGGTCGTCGCGGTCACCCACGACCGCGGCTTCCTGGAACGCGTCGCCACCACGATCCTCGAGGTCGACCGGGATGCGCGCGCGGTGCACCGGTACGGCGACGGCTGGGCCGGCTACCGCGCCGCGAAGGCCGCCGCCCGGCGCCGCGCGGAGCAGGGACACGCGGACTGGCTTCAGGAGGTGGCCCGTGCCGAGGAGCTGCTGGAGGCTGCCGGGAAGCGGCTGGCCTTCACCGGCAAGGACCCGCGGCAGGGCTTCGGCAAGCACCGCCGCTCGCACGAGGCGAAGCTCGGCGGGCAGGTGCGATCGGCCCGGGAGCGACTGGCCCAGCTGCGGCGCAACCCGGTGGCCGTGCCGCCTGAACCGCTGCGGTTCACGGCGGCGCTGCCGGCGGCGGACGGCGGGCATCCCGTCGACCGCCCGCTCGCCGAGCTCGACGGCGTAGCGGTCGGCGAGCGGCTGCGGCTGGACGGGCTGCTGGCGATCACACCCGGGCAGCGGCTGCTGGTCACGGGTGCGAACGGGGCGGGCAAGACCACGCTGCTGCGCGTCCTGGCGGGCGACCTGGAGCCCGATGCGGGCGCGGTGCGCCGCCCCGCCCGGATCGGGTACCTGGCGCAGGAGCTGCCCGCGCGTTCCACACGGCTGCCGCTGCTCGCCGCCTTCGCGGCCGGACGGCCCGGGCTGCCGGAGGAATACGCCCAACAACTGCTGGGCCTGGGCCTGTTCCGCGAGGAGGATCTGTATGTGCCGGTCGCGGCGTTGTCCGCAGGGCAGCAGCGGCGGCTGCAGATCGCGAACCTGGTGACCCGGCCCGCCGGCCTTCTCGTCCTCGACGAGCCGACGAACCACATCGCGCTCGACCTGGTCGAGGACCTGGAGGCGGCGCTTGCGGCGTACCCGGGAGCGGTCGTCGCGGTCTCGCACGACCGCGGCTTCCGCGAGCGGTTCCCGGGCGAGCGGCTGGAGCTGCGCGACGGCCGGAGGTGCTGA
- a CDS encoding LysR family transcriptional regulator: MDLDMAQVRSFVRAAEELHFGRAAGTLAISQQALSKRIARLESLLGTELFHRGGNGIRLTEAGQRFLPPARQTLAAADAAVAAAVGKDRPLRVDVWGHLYAPMRTLAQVAGQSRELMLGHGRDLPSVTAALLHGDIDAAFGRVHPPLHAGLAHRLVRLEPVDAVLSADHPLAAEPALRPDQLRGSVLWAPGALDRLDFLHQFAGRFGIRDRAASVNLGLAHFLTEVAGDPRRFSLLPADVPLPETPGLRSVPLVDPTPLYAWSLLWRTGNVHPGLNHLTAACAAEAGRSRWLEYDPAHDWLPEPPRPPGSTA, translated from the coding sequence ATGGATCTCGACATGGCGCAAGTGCGTTCCTTCGTGCGCGCCGCCGAGGAACTGCACTTCGGACGGGCAGCCGGGACTCTCGCCATCTCTCAGCAGGCGCTGTCCAAGAGGATCGCGCGGCTGGAATCCCTGCTCGGCACCGAGCTCTTCCACCGTGGCGGCAACGGGATACGCCTCACCGAAGCCGGACAACGATTTCTCCCACCGGCCCGGCAGACGCTGGCCGCCGCCGACGCCGCGGTCGCAGCGGCGGTCGGAAAGGACCGTCCGCTGCGCGTGGACGTGTGGGGGCACCTCTACGCGCCGATGCGGACGCTGGCCCAAGTCGCGGGACAGTCGAGGGAGTTGATGCTGGGGCACGGGCGTGATCTGCCGTCGGTGACGGCGGCGCTGCTGCACGGAGACATCGACGCGGCCTTCGGCCGCGTGCACCCTCCGCTGCACGCCGGGCTGGCACACCGCCTCGTCCGCCTCGAGCCGGTGGACGCGGTCCTGAGTGCGGACCATCCGCTCGCGGCCGAACCGGCACTGCGCCCGGACCAGCTGCGCGGCAGCGTGCTGTGGGCACCCGGCGCGCTGGACCGGCTCGACTTCCTCCATCAGTTCGCCGGACGATTCGGCATCCGTGACAGGGCCGCGAGTGTCAACCTGGGGCTCGCCCACTTCCTCACCGAAGTGGCCGGCGACCCGCGACGCTTCTCGCTGCTGCCCGCCGACGTGCCCCTGCCGGAGACCCCCGGGCTGCGCTCCGTCCCCCTGGTCGACCCCACACCGCTGTACGCCTGGTCGCTGCTGTGGCGCACCGGCAACGTGCATCCGGGGCTGAACCACCTGACCGCCGCCTGCGCCGCGGAAGCGGGGCGCAGTCGATGGCTGGAGTACGACCCGGCTCACGACTGGCTGCCCGAACCGCCCCGGCCGCCGGGATCAACAGCCTGA
- a CDS encoding geranyl diphosphate 2-C-methyltransferase has translation MTSTHHVAPATPVLIPGPATPYQEDIARYWDHEARPVNLRLGDVDGLYHHHYGIGDVDHSALGDPEDSEYEKKLIAELHRLESAQAGLLLDHLGAVQREDTLVDAGCGRGGSMVMAHQRFGCKVEGVTLSAKQADFANRRARELGIEDHVRARVCNMLSTHLETGQATASWNNESSMYVDLHDLFAEHSRILAVGGRYVTITGCWNPRYGQPSKLISQINAHFECNIHSRREYLRAMADNRLVPQAVIDLTPAALPYWELRATSSLVTGIEEAFINSYKDGSFQYVLIAADRV, from the coding sequence GTGACCAGCACCCACCACGTCGCTCCCGCCACCCCCGTGCTCATCCCGGGCCCGGCGACGCCCTACCAGGAGGACATCGCCCGTTACTGGGACCATGAGGCCAGGCCCGTGAATCTGCGTCTCGGCGACGTCGACGGCCTCTACCACCACCACTACGGCATCGGCGACGTCGATCACAGCGCCCTCGGCGACCCCGAGGACAGCGAGTACGAGAAGAAACTGATCGCCGAGCTCCACCGCCTGGAGTCGGCACAGGCCGGCCTCCTCCTGGACCACCTCGGCGCCGTCCAGCGCGAGGACACCCTCGTGGACGCCGGCTGCGGCCGCGGCGGCTCGATGGTCATGGCCCACCAGCGCTTCGGATGCAAGGTCGAGGGCGTCACCCTGTCGGCCAAGCAGGCCGACTTCGCCAACCGGCGCGCCCGCGAACTCGGTATCGAGGACCACGTCCGCGCCCGCGTCTGCAACATGCTCAGCACGCACCTGGAGACCGGGCAGGCCACGGCCTCGTGGAACAACGAGTCGAGCATGTACGTCGACCTGCACGACCTCTTCGCCGAGCACTCCCGCATCCTCGCGGTCGGCGGCCGCTACGTGACCATCACCGGCTGCTGGAACCCGCGTTACGGCCAGCCCTCCAAGCTGATCTCCCAGATCAACGCGCACTTCGAGTGCAACATCCACTCCCGCCGGGAGTACCTGCGCGCCATGGCCGACAACCGTCTCGTGCCGCAGGCCGTCATCGACCTCACTCCCGCGGCCCTGCCCTACTGGGAGCTGCGGGCCACGTCTTCCCTGGTCACCGGCATCGAAGAGGCATTCATCAACTCGTACAAGGACGGTTCCTTCCAGTACGTGCTGATCGCGGCCGACCGCGTCTGA